The Sorghum bicolor cultivar BTx623 chromosome 6, Sorghum_bicolor_NCBIv3, whole genome shotgun sequence genome contains the following window.
TTTCTCATTCAAAGTTGCTAAACTgaatgctttttttttttgttttgattgAACCTATGAGAAGGGAGACGACAGCCTTTACTGTGACAATCTCATATAAGATAGTTTCCTATCTATAATGTGCTCATATAAAGAAATCAAGTACAAATGAAGAAGCACATCTCTGCCCACTATTTGATGACTGAAGACAGGTAGCACTATGGTAGCTGCTACAACTGCGGGGATGTTTCTTGTGTGTTTTGAGTCCCTCTGCCCCTGTTTTCGCTCAAAAAGGAAGGATGGAAGCGAAGACCATGTTCTTGCAGAACATTCCAATTCCTGTAAGTCAAAAAACAACATTTCACTCATCATGATGAAACCTGTCAACACAGCAAAGCAATGGCTGACCTGTTTGTCAGGACAAAGTTCATACTAGCAAACAAGAGATATGCTTGTTGTTTCTGGTTGTATAAAACACTCACCATCGATTGTGACATTGCTTTTATTTGTTTTTCAGTGAATTCTTCTGAAATGAGGTCGATTTCTGATAGAATTCCTGCAAGCCCGCTTCGAGTACCTGCAAGTCCATCTAGATTTTCATTGTCTTCTTCGCCACCAAGTAGAAACGAGCCTTTAAACCTCAGTCTTGAGCATGTTGTTAAACTGACACATAACTTCGCGCCGGCCTTAATGATTGGCGAAGGTTACTTTGGAAAGGTCTACAGAGTGGAGCTGCGAGATGGGCGTGTCGTAGCTATTAAAAGAGCAAAGAAGGTAACTTATTTTTGTCCAGGCACCTATTCTAGCAACTTTCCTAGCTACAATGGTCTAGCTTTAGCCCGCATGGTGCCAGTTTAGGTGAGCTATAAGTGTTCTATTTGTGCTGAGACTTATTTGGACCATGACCTTATCTTGTACTCTTTCCTTTCTATATACTGTCATGTACTATGATTCTGATACGGTTTCATTTGGCAGGAAAATTTTGTCTCTTTACGTGCTGAATTCAGCAACGAAGTCACATTACTAAAAAATATTGAACATAAGAACTTGGTCCGATTGCTTGGTTGTATTGACAAAGCCAATGAACGCATTCTCATAACAGAGTACGTATCGAATGGCACTCTTAGGGAGCATTTGGATGGTAAGGTGTAAACCAGATTGCTAGTTTTTTGTATTCCTTCCAAAATGATTGGTCTAATATTTTGAAATCTTCTTTCAGGTCAACATGGCCTAGTTTTGGGGTTTAATCAGCGGCTTGAAATTGCTATAGATGTTGCCCATGGATTAACTTATCTGCATCTCTATGCAGGTACACTTCACATACTTAGTTCATCAGGCAATTTAGTCTTTTTCAATTCAAATCATGCACTTGTGCTGCTCAAAACTGCAGTAAGGAAGTGAACCAATATGCTTAGGGCACTTTTTTGAAGACTAAAAGAATTCTTTTTGTAACTAAGGCTTGTTAGGATGGGGCGATAGAGGTCCAGTTCCTTGTGGTTCAGTCCAAAATGGAactaaatctgaaatctgtagaGCAAACTACCAAATCCAAGTAGGCCATAAGAACTTGCAACCAGATCTCTATTTAATCAAACATTTTTTGTCATGATGCAGTTCCACATGTGAAATAACCCCATGGATATGTAACAGTGTAACTCTCTTCAGTGAAAAATAAGTTTCTGTAACACATTTATGTTCTTCAGCTTTTTAGTGATGAAGTGGTATGCACCCAgataacaagaaaaaaaaattgtcattccacatgcatttttttttctcaattcATAGTTTGATGCTATTCCTCTTTTGCCTTTAGAGAGGCCAATAATACACAGGGATGTGAAGTCATCAAACATTCTACTGACAGAAGGCTTCATGGCCAAAGTGGCTGACTTCGGATTTGCAAGAACTGGTCCTACTGAGCCAGGCCAGTCACAGATTCAGACTGATGTGAGAGGAACAGCAGGCTATGTAGATCCAGAGTATCTGAGGACAAACTATCTTACGATCAAGAGTGATGTGTTctcttatggtattttgctcCTAGAAATCCTTTCAGGCCGTCGTCCTATTGAGGCAAGGAGGGGTCCAACAGAAAGGATTACAGTGAGATGGGTATGTATTCTGTACCCTACTCTTGCCTACCAATATGAGGATTGATGTGTGTGTTTTTCCGATGTCTTTTTGTCAGACTGCCATTAGCATTGTTATAAATTGGGTACGCTGTATAATGTCCCTTCAGTTCCTGTATAGTGATTTTTCCAAGGGAAGTAGACCAGTGTGCCTGTTAGAAGCCGGAGACAGATTGCAAACAAATTACTACTAATTAAGTGAAGAAGTATGTTGTAGAGTTAAAGAGATAAAAGATGAGCtcttatctatatctatatatccTATAAAGACAAACCCCACTAAGCTAATTCTCTTGCACCTCCTTGCGCCACGTCATCATCCACTTCTCCTACTGCTGCATGCAATTAAGTGTCCACTCACAAATAGTTTTAGTAGTGAATGCAGCTACATACACATGACCATGTATGCATACTACTAGTAATTATTCTCTCACGTAACCTGCTCTCTTCCTCTTTAGAAACCGAGTactaaaactatatatagaTGACTCGATAGACTATAGTGAGGTCATATTTATATTCCTCCTTCATACTCGCAGCAACGCGCAGGGAATTCTCCTAGTATTTAATGTTTCTTTGGGTTAAATTTTTACCCATCTTCTTCCCATGCTTGTACTTTTTCATTCCTGTTGTTGTATACGTCCTAGACTTAAAGATGTCTGAGGTTCAGGCTATCGTTGATACAGGCCTTCAGTAAGTACCACAGAGGCAATGTTAGGGACATACTGGATCCAATGTTAACTGAAGCAGTGAACGAGGATATATTGAACAAAATCTTCGATGTGGCGTTCCAGTGTGTCGCTCCTACCCGCGAAGACAGACCATCCATGAAAGAAGTTGTGGAGAGGCTGTGGAAGGTAAGAAGGGATTATACAAAAATACAAAGGATAGCAGAATTGACTCTCTGAATACTTAATTGAATCCTTAAACCATCTGATCCTGGTTGCCGTTTTtgcttgggagaacatgggtcaGTTCCTTGTGAAGACCAAAGATGGCCACATAAAAACAATGCAAATTTGTGATTATGAACAAGTGGAATTTTGTAGAGGGTTGCCAAAATGTTGTTGTATGTTGTATATGGCTCTATGTTTAAGAGATGTG
Protein-coding sequences here:
- the LOC8060217 gene encoding calmodulin-binding receptor-like cytoplasmic kinase 3 translates to MVAATTAGMFLVCFESLCPCFRSKRKDGSEDHVLAEHSNSLNSSEMRSISDRIPASPLRVPASPSRFSLSSSPPSRNEPLNLSLEHVVKLTHNFAPALMIGEGYFGKVYRVELRDGRVVAIKRAKKENFVSLRAEFSNEVTLLKNIEHKNLVRLLGCIDKANERILITEYVSNGTLREHLDGQHGLVLGFNQRLEIAIDVAHGLTYLHLYAERPIIHRDVKSSNILLTEGFMAKVADFGFARTGPTEPGQSQIQTDVRGTAGYVDPEYLRTNYLTIKSDVFSYGILLLEILSGRRPIEARRGPTERITVRWAFSKYHRGNVRDILDPMLTEAVNEDILNKIFDVAFQCVAPTREDRPSMKEVVERLWKVRRDYTKIQRIAELTL